The Metarhizium brunneum chromosome 3, complete sequence DNA window TGGCCCAGTGAGCCCAAGGCCAGGCCTTTATGATTGCTTGATGCTCACTAACAAATTTGCTCAGTTGGGCTTGCATCCCATTGAATCATTCCTTTGATGTGAAGCTATACTCTGCACACGGCTCACTTGTTACTGAggcccgtcgtcatcacccCATAATTACTCAGGGAGTTTCTTGGGAAACGCACGGCTATGAGGCCGGTGTATTGGGCGCTTGTGTAGTGTATATGCCGTCTATTCACAAAGGTCCAACTTCACACCAGCGCAGGCATTAAACAGACACGGGTGAGCCGCCGCGTGAAAACACACCCAACCAACATCGGACATGGCCCCCTTCATCGTCGCCGACCCAATCATCCTGGCCGGCCAactcgtcttcctcgacgcAAAACAGGGGAACATCAAGATCGAGCATGGCCTGTCTGAACGCCTCCAGAAGCCTGACCGTCGTGCTGTCGCGCTTGGGGACCATGACGACGGCTCGCGATTCCGTGCCCAGCGCCAGATGTTGGCCGATGGCAGATGCCAGCAGCGCCGGGTGATTGTCGTCATACATGGGGTCTGCGGCCAGGACAATCTACAAAGTCCGTCAGTTacattcttcttcctcacGGTTCCCCAACGTCGTCACACCCAGCGTCAAACCATACCTTGAACTGGTTCTCCCTCCCAAACAGCTCCTGATcaacctcgtcctcgccaccACCCCAGGTCAGCGTGCCGACCTTCACCGCTCCCCCCCTCGCCTCCACGACGGCCCTATTCCCATCGACATTGCCCTTCAGGTTCCCCGTGATGGCCGGCAAATCGCTCACGCAGACGTGGGCCTTCCACAGCACGGCGGCCGCCAGGCCCAACAGCCCTGTGCCGGATCCCAACTCCAGCACGGCCGGCGCCTCGTGGCCCAACGACTCGTCAAACAGCCTGAACAGCGACGTGGCAGCCAGCCCGGGCAGCTGCTGCGCGAGAAGATACGACGCCCCCCACGTCTTGAGGCCCAGCGAGTCCCCCGTCAGCGCAGGCTCCCGGATCACCAGCTCAAAGGGCTCGTACGCGCCCACGCTGCCGTCGGCCGCCTCAAACGGCCACCTGCGCACAATGTCGCCCATGGCTGCGCGGCCGCACCGCTCTGACATGCGCCGGGCCGCCAGATCCCACAGCGTCTCCCTCTGCTGCTCGTCGGCGATCCAGCCCAGCGGCGACGACACAATCGTCGATATGTACCGCGTCACGTCGGCCTTGCGCAGCGCACCAGCCGACTCGTGCTCctggacggcggcggcgcgtcCCGCCCGGCGGTTCCATACAGGCGGTTGGAGACGAAGCCCTTCGAGGACAGCGAGGAGTGTTTCGTAGGCGGGCTTCTCATAGACCTGGGGCAGGTCATATGAGGCCATTTTCGGTTTTTTCTTGGTTTTTTTCTGGTCCGTCTGTGCTCGTCTCTCGCGAG harbors:
- the EFM2_0 gene encoding Protein-lysine N-methyltransferase EFM2, producing MASYDLPQVYEKPAYETLLAVLEGLRLQPPVWNRRAGRAAAVQEHESAGALRKADVTRYISTIVSSPLGWIADEQQRETLWDLAARRMSERCGRAAMGDIVRRWPFEAADGSVGAYEPFELVIREPALTGDSLGLKTWGASYLLAQQLPGLAATSLFRLFDESLGHEAPAVLELGSGTGLLGLAAAVLWKAHVCVSDLPAITGNLKGNVDGNRAVVEARGGAVKVGTLTWGGGEDEVDQELFGRENQFKIVLAADPMYDDNHPALLASAIGQHLALGTESRAVVMVPKRDSTTVRLLEAFRQAMLDLDVPLFCVEEDELAGQDDWVGDDEGGHVRCWLGVFSRGGSPVSV